In one window of Buchnera aphidicola (Schlechtendalia chinensis) DNA:
- the tsaD gene encoding tRNA (adenosine(37)-N6)-threonylcarbamoyltransferase complex transferase subunit TsaD — protein MRILGIETSCDDTGISVYDSIEGILFNKVFSQFNSYNSYGGIVPELASRKHLEVLSKLIQNSFEEFNLDKNSINAIAYTAGPGLTGSLLIGASLAVALAFSLNIPTISVNHMEGHLLTPMLEDKKPKFPFIGLLVSGGHTQLINARGIGEYELLGESLDDAAGEVFDKVAKLLGLKYPGGSNLSKLAESGVRKNFCFPKPMINQKNLNFSFSGLKTFVSNVIKKEKFDFQTRANIAKEFEHVIVEILVEKSKRALEKLNYTTLVVSGGVSINKVLRKKLNNMMNIRKGKVFYSRPELCSDNGVMIAYVGMLRFRKFKSFDLRILVHPRWSITELKSI, from the coding sequence ATGAGAATATTAGGTATTGAAACTTCTTGCGATGATACTGGAATTTCAGTATACGACAGCATTGAAGGGATTTTGTTTAATAAGGTATTTAGCCAATTCAATTCTTATAACAGTTATGGTGGTATTGTTCCTGAGTTAGCTTCTCGAAAGCATCTTGAAGTTTTATCGAAATTAATTCAAAATTCATTTGAAGAATTTAATCTTGATAAAAACTCTATAAACGCTATTGCGTATACTGCTGGTCCTGGATTAACAGGATCGTTATTAATAGGTGCATCCCTAGCTGTCGCATTAGCTTTTTCTTTAAATATTCCTACGATTTCAGTAAATCATATGGAAGGCCATCTATTAACTCCTATGTTGGAAGATAAAAAGCCAAAATTTCCTTTTATAGGATTGTTAGTATCTGGTGGACACACTCAGTTAATTAATGCACGTGGGATAGGAGAATATGAGTTATTGGGTGAATCATTAGATGATGCTGCTGGTGAAGTATTTGACAAGGTAGCAAAATTATTAGGATTAAAATATCCCGGTGGATCTAATTTATCAAAATTAGCAGAATCAGGAGTAAGAAAAAATTTTTGTTTTCCAAAACCAATGATTAATCAAAAAAATTTAAACTTTAGTTTTTCTGGGTTAAAGACATTTGTGTCTAATGTTATAAAAAAAGAAAAATTTGATTTTCAAACTCGAGCAAATATTGCTAAAGAATTTGAACATGTAATTGTCGAAATTTTGGTTGAAAAGAGTAAAAGAGCTTTAGAAAAGTTGAATTATACTACTTTAGTAGTTTCTGGAGGAGTTAGTATTAATAAAGTTCTTAGAAAAAAATTAAATAATATGATGAATATTCGAAAAGGTAAAGTTTTTTATTCAAGACCTGAATTGTGTTCTGATAATGGAGTGATGATAGCATATGTCGGAATGTTGCGATTTAGAAAATTTAAGAGTTTTGATTTAAGAATTTTAGTACATCCTAGATGGTCTATAACTGAATTGAAATCTATATAA